In Mus musculus strain CAST/Ei chromosome 11 genomic contig, GRCm38.p6 alternate locus group CAST/Ei CAST/EI_MMCHR11_CTG3, the following are encoded in one genomic region:
- the Gemin5 gene encoding gem-associated protein 5 isoform 4 (isoform 4 is encoded by transcript variant 4), whose amino-acid sequence MVLKLPFLKRRSGGVDPTVKERLWLTLHWPKNQPTQLVSSCFGGELLLWDLTQSWRRKYTLFSTSAEGHNHSRIVFNLCSLKTEDGKQLLLSTSMDRDVKCWDMATLECCWTLPSLGGFAYSLAFSPVDVGSLAIGVGDGMIRVWNTLSIKNNYDVKNFWQGVKSKVTALCWHPNKEGCLAFGTDDGKVGLYDTCSNKPPQISSTYHKKTVYRLAWGPPVPPMSLGGEGDRPSLTLYSCGGEGVVLQHNPWKLSGEAFDINKLVRDTNSIRYKLPVHTEISWKGDGKVLALGNEDGSIEIFQVPNLRLLCTIQQHHKLVNAIVWHHEHGSRPELSCLLASGSNNAVIYVHNLKAVLESNPESPITITEPYRTLSGHTAKITSLAWSPHHDGRLVSACYDGTAQVWDALREEPLFNFRGHRGRLLCVAWSPVDPECIYSGADDFCVYRWLTSMQDHSRPPQGKKCIELEKKRLSQFKPKLKKKKKPTLRLPVKQDSSVGNEDESVKENSGPAENGLSDQDGEEEAQEPELPPSPVVCVEPVSCTDICSGFEKSKVTVSSKATSLKKEPAKEKPEALLKKRKARSMLPLSTSLDHRSKEELHRDCLVLATATHAKAELNEDVSADLEERFHLGLFTDRATLYRMMETEGKGHLESGHPELFHQLMLWKGDLKGVLQAAAERGELTDSLVAVAPVAGYSVWLWAVEAFAKQLCFQDQYVKAASYLLSIHKVYEAVELLKSNHLYREAIAVAKARLRPEDPVLKELYLSWGSILERDGHYAIAAKCYLGATSAYDAAKVLARKGDAASLRTAAELAAIAGEHELAASLALRCAQELLLMKNWVGAQEALGLHESLQGQRLVFCLLELLCRHLEEKQPLEVRGPSSIYHQWATGSEGTLVQRVTGVWRSAFSVDTPEQCQAALQKLQDVKYPSATSNTPFRQLLLHVCHDLTLAMLSQQAAAWEEAVPALLQAVVRSYTSGNFTLMQEIYSAFLPGGCDHLRDKLGDLSPAMAAYKSLEAFCIYGQLYEVWWSLCGPGPESSVWVLSAESTVSDKQSKPEDSASAEDMEQPPGPGPRLSAESERLLSACKELFSERHASLQTSQRTVAEVQETLAEMIRQHQKSQLCKATTNGPSRDEPSRDEPSQEAERAPSQPPSPTEERNAPVSLPELTRRLTEANERIAEFPESVKAWPFPDVLECCLVLLHIGSQCPDAVDPEMQQQAQELLHKYGHTRAYRRHCQSRHT is encoded by the exons ATGGTTTTGAAATTGCCCTTCCTGAAGAGAAGAAGTGGGGGTGTGGACCCAACAGTTAAAGAACGGCTTTGGTTGACACTTCATTGGCCTAAGAACCAACCAACACAGCTGGTATCCAGTTGTTTTGG AGGTGAGCTGCTGCTATGGGACCTCACCCAGTCATGGAGGCGGAAGTACACGCTCTTCAGCACCTCAGCAGAAGGGCACAATCATTCCAGAATTGTCTTCAATCTGTGTTCTCTGAAGACTGAAGATGGCAAGCAGCTGCTACTGTCCACATCCATGGATAGAGAT GTAAAATGTTGGGACATGGCCACCCTGGAGTGTTGCTGGACATTGCCTTCTCTTGGAGGTTTTGCCTACAGCCTGGCCTTTTCTCCTGTGGACGTGGGCTCCCTGGCCATAGGTGTTGGGGACGGCATGATCCGGGTGTGGAATACACTCTCCATAAAGAACAACTACGACGTGAAAAACTTCTGGCAAGGAGTCAAGTCCAAGGTCACAGCG CTATGCTGGCACCCAAACAAGGAAGGCTGCTTAGCCTTCGGGACCGATGACGGAAAAGTGGGATTGTAtgacacctgctccaacaa ACCTCCACAGATTTCAAGCACGTATCATAAGAAGACCGTGTATAGGTTGGCTTGGGGGCCACCAGTCCCCCCCATGTCACTTG GAGGGGAAGGAGACAGGCCTTCCCTCACCTTGTACAGCTGTGGAGGGGAAGGCGTTGTGCTACAGCATAACCCCTGGAAGCTCAGTGGAGAGGCCTTCGACATCAACAAACTCGTGAGGGACACCAACTCCATTAGA TACAAACTGCCCGTGCACACAGAGATCAGCTGGAAAGGAGATGGCAAAGTCCTGGCTCTTGGGAATGAAGATGG ATCAATAGAAATATTCCAAGTCCCCAACTTGAGGCTGCTGTGCACCATCCAGCAGCACCACAAGCTTGTGAACGCCATAGTCTGGCACCATGAGCATGGCAGCCGTCCAGAGCTGAGCTGTCTCCTTGCTTCTGGCTCCAACAATGCAGTCATCTACGTGCACAACCTGAAAGCAGTCCTAG aAAGCAATCCTGAGTCTCCAATAACCATCACAGAGCCCTACCGCACCCTCTCGGGGCACACAGCCAAGATTACCAGTCTGGCATGGAGCCCACATCATGACGGAAGGCTGGTATCTGCTTGCTACGATGGCACAGCTCAG GTGTGGGATGCCCTCCGGGAAGAACCTTTGTTCAATTTCCGAGGACATCGAGGCCGGCTGCTATGTGTCGCGTGGTCCCCAGTGGATCCAGAATGCATCTACTCAGGTGCAGATGACTTCTGTGTCTACAGGTGGCTGACTTCCATGCAGGACCATTCCCGGCCTCCTCAAG GGAAAAAATGTATTGAACTAGAGAAAAAACGACTCTCTCAATTTAAGCCAaagcttaaaaagaagaaaaaacctaCCTTGCGACTGCCTGTAAAGCAGGATTCATCCGTTGGCAATGAAGATGAGAGTGTAAAGGAGAACTCTGGACCTGCTGAGAACGGCTTGTCGGACCAGGATGGTGAGGAGGAAGCCCAGGAGCCAGAGCTGCCTCCCTCTCCTGTAG TTTGTGTAGAACCTGTTTCCTGTACTGACATTTGCTCAGGCTTTGAAAAGTCAAAAGTCACTGTTAGTAGCAAAGCCACCTCACTGAAAAAGGAGCCAGCTAAAGAGAAACCAG AAGCCTTGCTCAAGAAGAGGAAGGCTCGCTCCATGCTCCCTCTGAGCACCAGCTTAGACCACAGGTCCAAAGAGGAGCTCCATCGAGACTGCTTGGTACTAGCAACTGCAACACACGCCAAAG caGAGCTAAATGAAGATGTGTCTGCCGACCTTGAGGAACGATTCCACTTGGGCCTTTTCACAGACAGGGCTACTCTATACAGGATGATGGAAACAGAAG GGAAAGGTCACTTGGAAAGTGGCCACCCCGAGCTTTTTCACCAGCTCATGCTCTGGAAAGGAGATCTGAAGGGTGTTCTCCAGGCTGCAGCAGAGAGAGGCGAGCTGACAGACAGTCTCGTGGCTGTGGCACCAGTGG ctgGCTACAGTGTATGGCTGTGGGCTGTGGAAGCCTTTGCCAAGCAGCTGTGTTTCCAGGACCAGTACGTCAAGGCTGCCTCTTATCTGCTATCCATCCACAAAGTGTACGAAGCTGTGGAACTTCTCAAGTCAAACCATCTCTACAG AGAAGCTATTGCAGTTGCCAAGGCTCGGCTGCGCCCTGAGGACCCTGTTCTGAAGGAACTATACCTCAGCTGGGGGTCCATCCTGGAGAGAGATGGCCACTATGCTATTGCAGCCAAGTG CTACTTAGGAGCCACTTCCGCCTATGATGCAGCCAAAGTTCTGGCCAGAAAGGGAGATGCAGCCTCACTTAGAACAGCTGCAGAGCTGGCTGCCATAGCAGGAGAACATGAGCTGGCTGCTTCCCTGGCTCTTAGATGTGCCCAAGAGCTGCTTCTGATGAAGAACTGGGTGGGTGCACAAGAAGCATTGGGACTGCATGAAAGCCTGCAG GGCCAGAGACTGGTCTTCTGCCTCCTTGAACTTCTATGCCGGCACCTGGAGGAAAAACAGCCTCTAGAGGTCAGAGGCCCCTCTTCCATTTACCACCAGTGGGCCACAGGTTCTGAGGGAACCTTGGTGCAGAGAGTAACCGGTGTGTGGCGCAGCGCCTTCAGTGTGGACACCCCGGAGCAGTGTCAGGCCGCCTTACAGAAGCTGCAGGATGTCAAGTACCCATCAGCAACAAGTAACACTCCCTTCAGACAG CTGCTGCTTCATGTCTGCCATGACCTGACCTTGGCAATGCTGAGCCAGCAGGCTGCTGCCTGGGAGGAGGCAGTGCCTGCTCTGCTGCAGGCTGTGGTTCGGAGCTATACCTCAGGGAACTTCACCCTCATGCAGGAAATCTACTCAGCCTTTCTCCCAGGTg GCTGTGACCACCTACGAGACAAACTGGGTGACCTCTCTCCTGCCATGGCAGCTTACAAAAGCTTAGAGGCCTTTTGTATTTATGGGCAACTGTATGAAGTCTGGTGGTCGCTCTGCGGGCCTGGCCCTGAGTCAAGCGTCTGGGTGTTGTCAGCTGAAAGCACGGTCTCTGATAAACAGAGCAAGCCAGAGGACAGTGCCAGTGCTGAGGACATGGAACAGCCTCCAGGCCCGGGCCCGAGGCTCAGTGCAGAGAGTGAGCGTTTGCTGAGTGCCTGCAAGGAGCTTTTCTCAGAACGGCATGCCAGCCTGCAGACCTCCCAGAGGACTGTAGCCGAAGTCCAAGAGACACTGGCAGAAATGATCCGCCAGCACCAAAAGAGTCAGCTCTGCAAGGCCACAACAAATGGTCCCAGCAGAGATGAACCCAGCAGAGATGAacccagccaggaagcagagcggGCTCCTTCTCAGCCTCCGAGCCCAAC